One genomic window of Candidatus Nitrospira inopinata includes the following:
- a CDS encoding methyltransferase, whose product MSRELSLAEIFQLGYYWETKILLTAVTLNVFSALDGTPKTAGEVAGRIGVHEPTLRLLLNALVAMKLLAKEGDRYGNSSVADKHLVPRSPHYVGHLLLLHDAEWNNWGKLEETVRTGRRAVDRHVFETDPELGGNVLAVLDRIGRQSGPELARRLGLSGPVRLLDLGGGAGTNAIAFCEVYPDLTATVFDLPTTLRLTEKTVKERGLASRIALLPGDFNRDPLGGPYDVVLMSDVLHYQTDEANEALVEKAFAHLAPQGRLVIKDRFLNEAGTGPAWTTAFAVHILVNTQAGSCYRCSDAVRWMTRAGFADIAELEKTAVVQGVKSRAI is encoded by the coding sequence GTGTCGCGAGAGCTTTCGCTCGCCGAGATTTTTCAACTCGGCTACTACTGGGAAACGAAAATTTTATTAACCGCGGTGACGTTGAACGTGTTTTCCGCACTGGACGGCACGCCCAAAACCGCCGGTGAAGTCGCAGGCCGGATCGGCGTCCATGAACCGACGCTTCGCCTTTTGCTGAACGCCCTTGTGGCCATGAAATTACTCGCCAAAGAAGGCGATCGATACGGCAATTCGTCGGTCGCGGACAAACATCTTGTTCCACGGTCGCCCCACTATGTGGGGCACTTGCTGCTGCTTCATGACGCGGAGTGGAACAATTGGGGCAAGTTGGAAGAAACCGTTCGCACGGGGAGGCGGGCGGTCGATCGACACGTGTTCGAGACCGATCCGGAATTAGGCGGCAACGTCTTGGCCGTATTGGATCGAATCGGCCGGCAGAGCGGCCCGGAATTGGCGAGACGCCTTGGATTGAGCGGGCCTGTTCGTCTGTTGGATTTGGGGGGAGGAGCCGGAACGAACGCGATCGCGTTTTGCGAAGTGTATCCTGATTTGACCGCGACGGTGTTCGACCTTCCGACCACGCTCCGACTGACTGAGAAGACGGTAAAAGAAAGAGGGTTGGCCTCGCGGATTGCCCTGCTCCCCGGTGACTTTAACCGGGACCCTCTCGGCGGCCCCTACGACGTCGTGTTGATGTCCGACGTGTTGCATTATCAGACCGATGAAGCGAATGAAGCGTTGGTCGAAAAAGCATTCGCGCACCTCGCCCCCCAAGGGCGATTGGTCATCAAGGATCGTTTCCTTAATGAAGCCGGAACCGGTCCCGCATGGACGACCGCGTTCGCCGTGCACATCCTGGTGAACACTCAGGCCGGGAGTTGTTATCGATGCAGTGATGCGGTGAGATGGATGACGAGGGCCGGGTTTGCCGATATTGCGGAGTTGGAAAAAACGGCCGTCGTCCAGGGCGTCAAGAGTCGGGCGATCTGA
- a CDS encoding acyl-CoA desaturase, translating to MLHASKFSKVSSSSGPFFAGLPDQTSTGPRRTYPQFATVLLFCLIVAATVIGVPLFGYLYGYNRLDWMMFGLLYVVTGLGITVGYHRLISHRSFACPDWVKAGLLIAGGWALQNSALKWGADHIRHHAACDQEADPYNATRGFWYSHCGWLLVGQRYTEEKYATRLRQDPVVMWQHRYYVPIVLSGLALPFVVGFLHGGWGGGLSCFMLAGIGRTFAVLNSTFCINSICHIWGRQPHSQADSSRDSWLVSLLTFGEGYHNYHHTYPSDYRNGPRWYNFDPSKWLISTLSFLGLAWSLRTAGDPAAKGSGLRTASGG from the coding sequence ATGCTTCACGCATCAAAGTTTTCTAAAGTCTCTTCATCATCCGGTCCTTTTTTCGCAGGGCTTCCCGATCAAACCTCAACCGGTCCGCGGCGGACCTATCCTCAGTTTGCGACGGTGCTTCTCTTCTGTCTGATCGTAGCCGCGACGGTCATCGGGGTCCCCCTCTTCGGATATCTCTACGGGTACAATCGGCTTGATTGGATGATGTTCGGCCTGTTGTACGTGGTCACCGGACTGGGCATTACCGTCGGCTACCATCGTTTGATTTCGCACCGCAGCTTTGCCTGCCCCGATTGGGTCAAAGCGGGGTTGCTGATCGCCGGCGGGTGGGCGCTCCAAAACTCGGCGCTGAAGTGGGGCGCTGACCACATCCGGCACCATGCGGCCTGTGATCAAGAAGCCGACCCCTACAATGCGACGCGCGGCTTTTGGTACAGCCACTGTGGATGGCTCTTGGTGGGGCAACGGTACACCGAGGAGAAATACGCCACACGGCTCCGCCAAGACCCAGTCGTCATGTGGCAACACCGGTACTACGTTCCGATCGTGTTGTCGGGGCTGGCACTGCCATTCGTTGTCGGATTCTTGCACGGCGGCTGGGGCGGCGGGCTGAGCTGTTTCATGCTGGCCGGTATCGGCCGAACGTTCGCCGTCCTCAATTCCACGTTTTGCATCAATTCGATCTGCCATATCTGGGGACGCCAACCGCACAGTCAAGCCGATTCGAGCCGCGACAGTTGGTTGGTGTCGCTGTTGACGTTCGGCGAGGGATACCACAACTATCACCACACCTACCCGAGCGACTATCGCAACGGCCCGCGATGGTACAACTTCGACCCTTCGAAATGGCTGATCTCCACTCTCTCGTTCCTGGGGTTGGCATGGTCGCTCCGAACGGCCGGTGATCCCGCGGCAAAGGGTTCCGGGCTTCGGACTGCGTCCGGCGGATGA
- a CDS encoding urease accessory protein UreD — MTRKRSRTRLGLDGIEAVGRVGVLRLAYGVRDGRTILTRSHCTTPWHVLPPAYLDDTGAAYTQLVNPSGGLVGGDRLSIELNLDKGAHVLISTPSANRVYRSEEKPSEQIVTITVGSGAILEWLPEQTIPFAGSRFRQIIRVQLEPGATIMLWDVIAAGRIARGERWAFAALENDVHITTTSGGALLERYRLDPSTDLGQVGLAEAWNYVASLYVVGDSIAPEVWNRLESKAASLLDERPGQVLGGVSTPAAPGLAVKLLAKAAPDLNRIFDALWTAVRLELWNLPAVSLRKY, encoded by the coding sequence GTGACACGGAAACGATCGCGTACTCGCCTTGGCCTTGATGGAATCGAAGCGGTCGGCCGTGTCGGTGTGTTGCGGCTTGCCTACGGTGTGCGCGACGGTCGGACGATCCTGACGCGCTCGCATTGCACGACTCCCTGGCATGTGCTTCCTCCCGCGTACCTCGATGACACGGGCGCGGCCTACACGCAACTGGTCAACCCATCCGGTGGGTTGGTGGGGGGAGACCGTCTCTCCATCGAACTGAACCTGGATAAGGGGGCGCACGTCCTTATTTCCACTCCGTCCGCCAACCGTGTCTATCGATCGGAAGAGAAACCGTCGGAGCAGATTGTCACGATTACGGTCGGATCGGGCGCGATTCTGGAGTGGCTGCCCGAACAGACCATTCCATTTGCCGGCTCACGGTTTCGGCAGATCATTCGCGTGCAATTGGAGCCTGGTGCGACGATCATGTTGTGGGATGTTATCGCTGCGGGACGAATCGCTCGGGGAGAGCGGTGGGCGTTTGCCGCTCTGGAGAATGACGTTCACATTACGACGACTTCTGGAGGGGCGCTTCTGGAACGATATAGGCTTGACCCCTCGACGGACTTGGGACAAGTCGGGCTGGCGGAAGCATGGAATTACGTTGCGTCGCTCTACGTGGTCGGTGACTCGATTGCACCGGAGGTCTGGAATCGGCTGGAATCGAAAGCGGCGTCTCTACTGGATGAACGGCCGGGGCAGGTGCTGGGGGGAGTCTCGACGCCGGCCGCGCCCGGTCTTGCCGTCAAACTCTTGGCCAAGGCGGCTCCGGACTTGAACCGAATCTTCGACGCGCTGTGGACGGCGGTGCGTCTGGAATTATGGAATCTCCCCGCCGTGTCCTTGCGAAAGTATTAA
- the ureG gene encoding urease accessory protein UreG: MHDLNHGHHHGGVEPTQARAKGIPVIGVGGPVGSGKTALVEALCRRLRDRYSLAAVTNDIFTKIDAEILTSRAALPVDRIVGVETGGCPHTAIREDASHNQEAIDDLLRHHPDVELIFLESGGDNLAATFSPELVDYVIYVIDVAGGDKIPRKGGPGITRSDLLIINKMDLAPFVRADLSIMDRDARRMRGDLPFIFTNILTGEGLDVVVNWVEQRIPAKNRSV, from the coding sequence ATGCATGATCTGAATCATGGACATCATCACGGCGGGGTAGAGCCCACTCAAGCCAGAGCGAAGGGTATTCCGGTCATCGGCGTGGGAGGACCGGTCGGGTCAGGCAAGACCGCGCTCGTCGAAGCACTGTGTCGTCGCCTCCGTGATCGATATAGCCTGGCCGCCGTGACGAACGACATCTTCACGAAAATCGACGCGGAGATTTTGACCAGTCGCGCGGCCCTGCCGGTTGATCGCATCGTGGGGGTGGAAACCGGAGGCTGCCCCCACACGGCGATCCGGGAAGACGCGTCGCATAATCAAGAAGCGATCGACGATCTGTTGCGTCATCATCCGGACGTTGAGCTGATCTTTCTGGAAAGCGGCGGCGATAACCTGGCGGCGACGTTCAGTCCCGAATTGGTGGATTACGTGATCTATGTGATCGACGTGGCGGGAGGGGACAAGATTCCGCGCAAAGGCGGGCCGGGGATCACACGGTCAGACCTCCTGATCATCAACAAGATGGATCTGGCCCCCTTCGTTCGGGCCGATTTATCCATCATGGATCGCGATGCCCGCCGTATGAGAGGTGATCTGCCGTTCATCTTTACCAATATATTGACCGGAGAGGGGCTTGACGTCGTCGTGAATTGGGTCGAGCAGCGCATCCCCGCCAAGAACCGGTCGGTGTGA
- a CDS encoding urease accessory protein UreF: MNTRALLEGLRFTDTFFPSGGYAFSSGLEAAVQGGAVRDSEQLARYGEDLLRGGMSRREALAAKSASRAGSIGSLPAAIRLDHELDAMKLSRESRLASRQMGRQVIKIAADQLPGQAIVTDYREAVETSRAPGHLAVGLGLTLGACGWSGRETVAAFLYQTAVGLVSAAMRLCSIGQREGQRVLGQWLPLIDRISREIDVKTPMSSWSPLQDIYAMRHGQLEWRLFRS, translated from the coding sequence ATGAATACGAGGGCGTTGCTGGAGGGGTTGAGATTTACCGATACGTTTTTCCCCTCCGGGGGATATGCGTTTTCTTCGGGACTGGAAGCGGCTGTTCAAGGCGGCGCGGTTCGGGATTCGGAACAATTGGCTCGGTACGGGGAGGATCTGCTGCGCGGGGGGATGAGTCGGCGGGAGGCGCTGGCGGCAAAGTCGGCGAGTCGAGCCGGATCGATCGGTTCGTTACCTGCGGCCATCCGTCTGGATCACGAGTTGGACGCCATGAAATTAAGCCGCGAATCCCGCTTGGCCAGCCGCCAGATGGGGCGGCAGGTGATCAAAATCGCCGCGGACCAACTGCCTGGTCAAGCGATCGTAACTGACTATCGGGAGGCTGTTGAGACGAGCCGAGCTCCGGGGCACTTGGCCGTCGGTCTGGGATTGACGTTGGGCGCCTGCGGCTGGAGCGGTCGAGAAACGGTCGCGGCGTTTCTGTATCAAACGGCCGTGGGACTCGTGTCAGCCGCCATGCGGCTCTGTTCCATCGGTCAGCGAGAAGGACAGCGGGTTTTGGGCCAGTGGCTTCCATTGATCGATCGCATCAGTCGAGAGATTGATGTCAAGACGCCCATGAGTTCGTGGTCGCCTCTCCAAGACATTTATGCCATGCGCCACGGTCAGTTGGAGTGGAGGCTGTTTCGGTCTTAA
- the ureC gene encoding urease subunit alpha, producing MKIPRKQYVDLFGPTVGDRIRLADTELLIEVEKDLTSYGDEAVFGGGKVLRDGMGQSSRATSAGGALDTVITNAVILDYWGIVKADIGIKDGRIVGVGKAGNPDLMPNVTPGMEVGAGTEAISAEGCIVTAGGVETHIHFICPQQYWEALSAGITTMIGGGTGPATGTNATTCTPGPWNIHRMLEASDGIPINLGFLGKGNSSQPEGLNEQIEAGAIGLKLHEDWGTTPAAIDTCLSVADRYDVQVAIHTDTLNEAGFVEDTIRAFKGRTIHSFHTEGAGGGHAPDIIKVCGEPNVLPSSTNPTMPFTVNTMDEHLDMLIVCHHLNKRVPEDVAFAESRIRRETIAAEDILHDLGAISMMSSDSQAMGRIGEVIIRTWQTAHKMKVQRGHLAPPDGQDSERHDNFRAKRYVAKYTINPAITHGIAHEVGSVEVGKIADLVIWKPAFFGVKPEMVLKGGFIAQAQMGDPNASIPTPEPVISRPMFGSFGRALWSTSLTFVSQAALDREIPKNLGLQKRVVAVKNCRAVKKRDLKLNAYLPKIEVDPETYAVTADGVRLTCEPAIVLPMAQRYFLF from the coding sequence GTGAAAATTCCGCGCAAACAATACGTCGATCTCTTCGGTCCCACCGTCGGAGACCGTATCAGGTTGGCCGACACGGAGTTGTTGATCGAGGTGGAAAAAGACCTTACGTCGTACGGAGATGAGGCGGTCTTCGGCGGCGGCAAGGTGTTGCGGGATGGAATGGGGCAATCGTCTCGCGCCACCAGCGCGGGTGGTGCGCTTGATACGGTGATCACCAACGCCGTCATCCTCGATTACTGGGGTATCGTCAAAGCGGATATCGGGATCAAGGACGGACGCATCGTCGGAGTCGGCAAGGCCGGCAATCCCGATCTCATGCCCAACGTGACGCCAGGGATGGAAGTGGGAGCCGGGACGGAAGCCATCTCTGCCGAAGGCTGTATCGTGACCGCCGGCGGCGTGGAAACACATATCCATTTTATATGCCCTCAACAGTATTGGGAGGCGCTTTCGGCCGGCATCACGACCATGATCGGTGGAGGAACCGGACCGGCGACCGGAACGAACGCGACGACCTGCACTCCTGGACCGTGGAATATTCATCGCATGTTGGAAGCTTCTGATGGCATTCCGATCAATCTTGGGTTTTTGGGGAAAGGCAACTCTTCGCAGCCCGAGGGGTTGAACGAGCAGATCGAGGCCGGGGCGATCGGCTTGAAGTTGCACGAAGATTGGGGAACGACCCCGGCCGCGATCGATACCTGTTTAAGCGTCGCCGATCGTTACGACGTCCAAGTGGCCATCCATACGGATACGTTGAACGAAGCCGGATTCGTCGAGGACACGATTCGGGCCTTCAAAGGCCGGACGATCCATTCATTCCATACGGAGGGAGCAGGCGGCGGCCATGCGCCGGACATCATCAAGGTCTGCGGCGAGCCCAACGTGCTTCCATCGTCGACCAATCCCACGATGCCCTTTACGGTTAATACGATGGATGAACATTTGGACATGCTCATCGTTTGTCATCACCTAAACAAACGGGTTCCCGAGGACGTGGCTTTCGCGGAATCCCGCATCCGTCGGGAGACGATCGCGGCTGAAGACATCCTGCATGACTTGGGTGCGATCAGCATGATGTCCTCTGATTCCCAGGCCATGGGTCGGATCGGCGAGGTCATTATTCGGACCTGGCAGACGGCTCATAAAATGAAAGTCCAGCGGGGACACCTTGCTCCGCCCGACGGACAGGACTCCGAACGCCATGACAATTTCCGGGCGAAACGGTATGTGGCCAAATACACGATCAACCCCGCCATCACCCATGGGATCGCCCATGAGGTCGGTTCGGTGGAGGTCGGCAAGATCGCGGATCTCGTGATTTGGAAGCCGGCATTCTTCGGGGTGAAGCCGGAGATGGTGTTAAAAGGCGGGTTCATCGCCCAAGCGCAGATGGGAGATCCGAATGCGTCGATTCCGACGCCGGAGCCGGTCATCAGTCGACCGATGTTCGGCTCGTTCGGGCGGGCGCTCTGGAGCACCAGTTTGACCTTTGTGTCCCAGGCGGCGCTGGATCGGGAGATTCCAAAAAACCTGGGCTTGCAAAAGCGCGTCGTTGCGGTGAAGAACTGCCGCGCCGTCAAGAAACGCGATCTGAAACTGAACGCTTACCTGCCCAAGATCGAGGTCGATCCGGAGACGTATGCGGTGACCGCGGACGGGGTGCGGCTCACCTGCGAACCGGCGATTGTGCTGCCGATGGCTCAGCGATATTTTCTCTTTTAG
- the ureB gene encoding urease subunit beta, whose product MGALIKNELARPIVPGQLFLAAGDIEANAGRPTRELTVVNTGDRPIQVGSHCHFFEVNRALRFDREQAFGFRLSIPAGTAVRFEPGEEKRVTIVALAGRRMAYGINALTEGSLDDPEVKSKALARAAESGFSGKGGAA is encoded by the coding sequence ATGGGTGCTTTGATCAAAAACGAATTGGCCAGGCCGATCGTTCCAGGACAGCTATTCTTGGCCGCCGGCGACATCGAGGCCAATGCCGGCCGTCCGACCAGAGAATTGACCGTCGTGAATACGGGTGACCGTCCCATTCAGGTCGGATCGCACTGTCATTTTTTCGAAGTCAACCGCGCGTTGCGATTCGATCGGGAGCAAGCGTTCGGATTTCGATTGTCGATTCCGGCAGGGACGGCGGTGCGATTCGAACCGGGAGAAGAAAAACGAGTCACGATCGTTGCATTGGCCGGCAGACGGATGGCGTACGGCATCAACGCCCTGACGGAAGGATCGTTGGACGATCCCGAGGTCAAGTCGAAGGCGCTCGCTCGGGCGGCGGAGTCGGGATTTTCCGGCAAAGGAGGGGCAGCGTGA
- the ureA gene encoding urease subunit gamma has product MRLTPREQEKLLIYTAGQLAADRKKRGLQLNHPEAVAYLTAAVLEGIRDGMSVADLMTYGTTLLSRKDVMPGVPEMIHELQVEGTFPDGTKLVTIHDPIR; this is encoded by the coding sequence ATGCGGCTCACTCCGAGAGAACAGGAGAAGTTGTTGATTTATACAGCCGGACAGTTGGCGGCCGACCGGAAAAAGCGCGGTCTTCAGCTCAACCATCCGGAAGCGGTCGCGTATTTGACCGCCGCCGTTCTTGAAGGTATTCGAGACGGCATGTCGGTGGCAGACCTGATGACGTACGGCACTACGCTGCTTTCTCGCAAGGATGTGATGCCGGGCGTACCGGAAATGATTCATGAGCTGCAGGTCGAGGGTACCTTCCCGGACGGGACCAAGCTTGTCACCATCCATGATCCGATCCGCTAG
- the urtE gene encoding urea ABC transporter ATP-binding subunit UrtE: MVLKLENVNAYYGESHILRNVSFTIDPGEVVCLMGRNGVGKTTTLKTLTGLLPVKGGTITFDGKDVTHWKTDLRAKYGLAYVPQGREIIPHLTVRENLLLGYWNRPKVSGDLSEKEVFDEVYQLFPKLTQILHRPGGVLSGGEQQQLAIGRAILSNPKLLLLDEPTEGIQPSIVDHIEDVIIGFKKSRRFAILLVEQGLHFAARLAEKYVIMARGAVKAQGKSTELSAEMVRQHLTV, translated from the coding sequence ATGGTGCTGAAACTTGAAAACGTCAACGCCTACTATGGAGAGAGTCACATTCTACGGAATGTGTCCTTCACAATCGACCCTGGCGAAGTGGTCTGTCTGATGGGCAGAAACGGGGTGGGAAAGACCACGACCCTGAAGACTTTAACGGGTTTGCTGCCGGTGAAGGGCGGAACCATCACGTTCGACGGCAAGGACGTTACTCATTGGAAGACTGATCTTCGGGCGAAATACGGCTTGGCCTACGTGCCTCAAGGGCGGGAAATCATTCCGCACCTGACCGTCCGCGAGAACCTTCTGCTCGGCTATTGGAACCGTCCGAAAGTCAGCGGCGACCTGTCGGAAAAGGAGGTGTTCGACGAGGTCTATCAACTGTTTCCTAAACTGACACAAATCCTCCATCGGCCGGGTGGTGTTTTGAGCGGTGGAGAACAACAGCAGTTGGCGATCGGCCGCGCGATCTTGTCCAATCCCAAATTGCTCTTGCTCGATGAGCCGACGGAAGGCATTCAGCCCTCCATCGTGGATCACATCGAAGACGTTATTATCGGTTTCAAAAAGTCCAGGCGTTTCGCGATATTATTGGTGGAACAAGGACTTCATTTTGCAGCCCGCTTGGCTGAGAAATACGTGATCATGGCCAGGGGCGCCGTCAAGGCGCAGGGAAAGAGCACTGAGTTGAGCGCGGAGATGGTTCGGCAGCATCTGACGGTCTAA
- the urtD gene encoding urea ABC transporter ATP-binding protein UrtD, which produces MAEDRFILRCENVTVDYDGFKALNNCNFSVRHNELRVVIGPNGAGKTTLLDVICGKTKPFSGKVIFGDNVDLTTKNAETIAKLGVGRKFQAPSIYGNLSVWENLDLSLKRTSKGVFSTLVGKSTPAERARIEETLEMIGLGAHAYDRAGSLSHGQKQWLEIGMVILQDPSLLLVDEPVAGMSDKETEQTGRLLETLSQKQAIVVIEHDMDFVRQIARIVTVLAEGTVICEGTVEHVQADDQVREIYLGRAKVAH; this is translated from the coding sequence GTGGCCGAGGATCGCTTCATTCTCCGATGCGAAAACGTGACGGTTGATTACGACGGATTTAAGGCGCTCAACAATTGCAACTTCAGCGTCCGCCACAATGAGCTTCGCGTGGTGATCGGGCCGAACGGCGCCGGCAAGACGACGCTGCTGGACGTGATTTGCGGAAAAACCAAACCGTTTTCCGGGAAGGTCATCTTCGGCGACAACGTTGATTTGACGACGAAGAACGCGGAGACCATTGCGAAACTGGGGGTGGGCCGCAAGTTTCAAGCTCCCTCAATCTACGGCAATCTTTCGGTGTGGGAGAACTTGGATCTGTCGCTCAAACGCACCAGCAAGGGAGTGTTCTCTACCTTGGTCGGCAAGTCGACGCCGGCCGAGCGCGCACGAATCGAAGAAACGCTGGAGATGATCGGGCTCGGGGCCCATGCGTACGACAGAGCCGGTTCGCTCTCGCACGGTCAAAAACAGTGGTTGGAAATCGGCATGGTGATACTACAAGACCCGTCGTTGCTTCTCGTGGACGAGCCGGTTGCCGGTATGAGTGACAAGGAAACAGAGCAGACAGGTCGTCTCCTAGAAACTCTTTCTCAAAAACAGGCCATCGTCGTCATCGAGCACGACATGGATTTTGTGAGACAAATCGCCCGTATCGTCACGGTGCTGGCGGAAGGGACGGTTATTTGTGAAGGGACGGTCGAGCACGTCCAGGCAGACGATCAGGTAAGAGAAATCTATCTGGGACGAGCCAAAGTCGCCCATTAG